The Panicum hallii strain FIL2 chromosome 9, PHallii_v3.1, whole genome shotgun sequence genome has a window encoding:
- the LOC112874266 gene encoding uncharacterized protein LOC112874266 yields the protein MPSPPKERPSGRLGRLLAALRPSRAGPLPVQTGFPTSLADLVVKNHGRLKKQPSSPSSKRGKRGAAASPSPPPSVSPSLATSPPPASPPPPPPAAAVAVSPSDRPRPDLPPARRARGGKGGGFGLGLGFLAFSGVVSLALLVIWSKKVVAAVTLASFSLFLLESVRSSLRPRLPRPAATERLHFLDGRGRVSPIREVDAETEPSRPSCSDTDRGSEVSILAVEEDSGALDDSTSPKAKTKKRSWKKLIASAKKLHKGRKGKEADSLGSFRSDGDQADATVRGSNATAADPSDSRRGTTNQTDAAVAKEPDSLRGSRHSQGGIEIVAAPVALVAEEEEQEQGKAGNRFPAALVLVAVALAGLVAGKLPAVALTVLCYAFLSSVQGSPCGGGCPPGRRSEVPML from the coding sequence ATGCCCAGCCCGCCGAAGGAACGCCCGTccggccgcctcggccgcctcctcgccgcgctccgcccctcccgcgccggGCCCCTCCCCGTCCAGACCGGCTTCCCCACCTCCCTCGCCGACCTCGTCGTCAAGAACCATGGCCGCCTCAAGAAGCAGCCTTCTTCCCCGTCCTCCAAGCGCGGGAAGCGCGgcgccgccgcttcgccttcaCCGCCCCCTTCCGTTTCCCCTTCGCTCGCGACATCCCCGCCGCCTGCCTCTCCGCCTCCGCCACCCCcggcggccgccgtcgccgtctcgCCGTCGGATCGACCGAGGCCCGACCTTCCGCCGGcccggcgcgcgcgtggcggcaaAGGCGGCGGCTTTGGCCTCGGCCTGGGCTTCCTCGCGTTCAGCGGCGTGGTGTCCCTCGCGCTCCTCGTGATCTGGAGCAAGAAGGTGGTTGCGGCCGTCACCTTGGCCTCCTTCTCGCTCTTCCTGCTCGAGTCCGTGAGGTCTTCCTTGCGCCCCCGGctgccgcggccggcggcgacggaGAGGCTGCACTTTTTGGACGGCCGGGGGCGCGTCTCGCCGATCCGGGAGGTGGACGCGGAGACGGAGCCGTCCCGGCCGAGCTGCTCGGACACCGACAGGGGAAGCGAGGTCTCCATCCTCGCCGTGGAAGAAGACAGCGGCGCCCTCGACGATTCAACCAGCCCAAAGGCGAAGACGAAGAAGCGTTCCTGGAAGAAGCTGATCGCCAGCGCCAAAAAATTGCACAAGGGCCGGAAGGGTAAGGAGGCGGATTCCCTAGGCTCTTTCCGCAGCGACGGCGACCAAGCGGACGCCACGGTGCGCGGCAGCAATGCCACGGCGGCGGATCCCTCTGATTCCCGCCGTGGCACGACCAATCAAACGGATGCCGCCGTGGCCAAAGAGCCGGATTCTCTGAGGGGGTCTCGCCACAGCCAGGGGGGCATAGAGATAGTCGCCGCGCCGGTGGCCCTCGTCGCGGAGGAGGAAGAGCAGGAGCAGGGCAAAGCAGGAAACCGGTTCCCTGCAGCTCTGGTCCTGGTCGCcgtcgccctcgccggcctGGTGGCCGGGAAGCTCCCTGCCGTGGCGCTCACGGTGCTCTGCTACGCCTTCCTTAGCTCGGTTCAGGGATCGCCCTGCGGTGGCGGTTGCCCGCCGGGGAGGCGATCCGAGGTCCCCATGTTGTAG
- the LOC112874264 gene encoding tubulin beta-3 chain: protein MREILHIQGGQCGNQIGAKFWEVICGEHGVDATGRYSGASAQQLERINVYYNEAGGGRYVPRAVLMDLEPGTMESIRAGPFGGIFRPDNFVYGQSGAGNNWAKGHYTEGAELIDAVLDVVRKEAENCDCLQGFQVCHSLGGGTGSGMGTLLISKIREEYPDRMMLTFSVFPSPKVSDTVVEPYNATLSVHQLVENADECMVLDNEALYDICFRTLKLTNPSFGDLNHLISATMSGVTCCLRFPGQLNSDLRKLAVNLIPFPRLHFFMVGFAPLTSRGSQQYRALTVPELTQQMWDAKNMMCAADPRHGRYLTASAMFRGKMSTKEVDEQMINVQNKNSSYFVEWIPNNVKSSVCDIPPVGLSMASTFVGNSTSIQEMFRRVSEQFTAMFRRKAFLHWYTSEGMDEMEFTEAESNMNDLVAEYQQYQDATAEEYDDEEVDGEEDHA, encoded by the exons ATGAGGGAGATCCTGCACATCCAGGGCGGCCAGTGCGGCAACCAGATCGGCGCCAAGTTCTGGGAGGTGATATGCGGGGAGCACGGCGTCGACGCCACGGGCCGCTACTCGGGGGCCTCCGCGCAGCAGCTCGAGCGGATCAACGTCTACTACAACGAGGCCGGGGGCGGCCGCTACGTGCCCCGCGCCGTGCTCATGGACCTGGAGCCCGGCACCATGGAGTCCATCCGCGCCGGCCCCTTCGGCGGCATCTTCCGTCCCGACAACTTCGTCTACGGCCAGTCCGGCGCCGGCAACAACTGGGCCAAGGGCCACTACACCGAGGGCGCCGAGCTCATCGACGCCGTCCTCGACGTCGTGCGCAAGGAGGCCGAGAACTGCGACTGCCTCCAAG GGTTCCAAGTATGCCACTCTCTGGGCGGAGGCACGGGTTCCGGCATGGGCACCCTGCTCATCTCCAAGATCCGCGAGGAGTACCCCGACCGCATGATGCTCACCTTCTCCGTGTTCCCGTCGCCCAAGGTGTCCGACACCGTGGTGGAGCCCTACAACGCGACCCTGTCCGTGCACCAGCTCGTGGAGAACGCCGACGAGTGCATGGTCCTCGACAACGAGGCGCTCTACGACATCTGCTTCCGCACCCTCAAGCTCACCAACCCCTCGT TTGGTGACCTGAACCACCTGATCTCGGCGACGATGAGCGGCGTGACGTGCTGCCTTCGGTTCCCCGGCCAGCTGAACTCGGACCTCCGGAAGCTGGCCGTGAACCTGATCCCGTTCCCGCGGCTGCACTTCTTCATGGTGGGGTTCGCGCCCCTGACGTCGCGCGGGTCGCAGCAGTACCGCGCGCTGACGGTGCCGGAGCTGACGCAGCAGATGTGGGACGCCAAGAACATGATGTGCGCGGCGGACCCGCGGCACGGTCGGTACCTGACGGCGTCGGCCATGTTCCGGGGCAAGATGAGCACCAAGGAGGTGGACGAGCAGATGATCAACGTGCAGAACAAGAACTCGTCCTACTTCGTGGAGTGGATCCCCAACAACGTCAAGTCGAGCGTGTGCGACATCCCGCCCGTGGGCCTGTCCATGGCGTCCACCTTCGTCGGCAACTCCACCTCCATCCAGGAGATGTTCCGGCGCGTGAGCGAGCAGTtcacggccatgttccggcgcaAGGCCTTCCTGCACTGGTACACCAGCGAGGGCATGGACGAGATGGAGTTCACCgaggccgagagcaacatgaaCGACCTCGTCGCCGAGTACCAGCAGTACCAGGACGCCACCGCCGAGGAgtacgacgacgaggaggtcgACGGCGAAGAGGACCACGCCTGA
- the LOC112872719 gene encoding uncharacterized protein LOC112872719 → MSTRKHESGFQKRKKKQRIEKLVQSQKGDMDRFVFKEPQVSSVIESANQPADLEPATATNNIGDNVVEDVPIDSTNIPASVDVNVNMSPDGDVSESFQQDIFDPRYWDSLNPRQIDILAEKGPRRTY, encoded by the coding sequence ATGTCGACTAGGAAGCATGAATCTGGTTTTCAAAAGCGCAAGAAAAAACAAAGAATTGAGAAACTTGTGCAATCTCAGAAAGGGGATATGGATCGGTTTGTTTTTAAAGAACCGCAAGTATCCTCTGTAATTGAGTCCGCAAATCAACCAGCTGATCTAGAACCTGCAACTGCAACTAATAATATAGGTGACAATGTGGTTGAGGATGTGCCTATTGATAGCACAAATATTCCTGCTAGTGTTGATGTTAATGTCAATATGTCACCTGATGGGGATGTTAGTGAATCTTTTCAACAAGATATATTTGATCCAAGATATTGGGATTCTCTTAATCCTAGACAGATTGACATTTTAGCAGAAAAGGGCCCTAGAAGAACTTATTAA
- the LOC112878172 gene encoding homeobox protein B-H1-like yields the protein MAAEAVGFMARGASGGRAAELVTRDFLGGCAAADDARDAAARPDAVPGKVSLQKHACPAAPRDLNLFPVASAATKPCAVTTAPAPAASSSGTGGATATYHSVCTIEKVKTALERFERGKQSHHHHSHQQQHSGAGASPSSSSVTTSSVKRRGGDSCGGAVEQGDGCDSPSGGGGGGMVAAACPRCFLYVLISRSDPRCPRCESHVPAPPAPAAPAASKKPRIDLNVGFLGT from the exons atggcggccgaggcggtggggTTCATGGCGCGGGGAGCCAGCGGCGGCAGGGCCGCGGAGCTCGTCACCAGGGACTTCCTCGGCGGGTGCGCGGCCGCCGACGACGCCAGGGACGCCGCCGCCAGGCCTGACGCCGTG CCCGGGAAGGTGTCCCTGCAGAAGCACGCGTGCCCGGCGGCGCCGAGGGACCTCAACCTGTTCCCGGTGGCCTCTGCCGCGACCAAGCCCTGCGCCGTGACGAcggcgcccgcgccggcggccTCGTCCTCGGGCACCGGCGGCGCCACCGCGACGTACCACAGCGTGTGCACGATCGAGAAGGTGAAgacggcgctggagcggttcgaGCGCGGGAAGCagagccaccaccaccacagccaccagcagcagcacagcggcgccggcgcgtcgccgtcgtcgtcgtcggtgaCCACGTCCTCCGTGaagcgccgcggcggcgacagCTGCGGCGGCGCCGTGGAGCAGGGCGACGGCTGCGACTCCccgtccggcggcggcggagggggaatGGTGGCCGCGGCTTGCCCCAGGTGCTTCCTGTACGTGCTCATCTCCCGGAGCGACCCGCGGTGCCCCCGGTGCGAGTCCCACGTGCCGgctccccccgcgccggcggcgcccGCCGCGAGCAAGAAGCCCCGGATCGACCTCAACGTCGGCTTCCTCGGCACCTAG